A stretch of Sphingorhabdus sp. YGSMI21 DNA encodes these proteins:
- a CDS encoding DMT family transporter produces MTADHSRERTAAAGGITLALVAFAGFPIGDALIKSMAGDWPAPAVAALRFSIGAMALAVILFLREGRRGFQVNRPWLHVARGFALFVGTISFFSAIYIMPLADAVAISFVNPILTALFSGWFLKEKMPPRTWVATIVAFAGVLIMLRPNVAAFGWVAILPLISAFAMSTMLILNRMVSTQRSIFAAQFYIAFWAAVFLILASLLGHWLVPVMAVPGPPDWDVVLRCLLVALTATGCHFLLFMATMRTTAAAIAPIVYIQLLIATAISVFVFDDPIDRTAMFGGLLIIFSGLLLWRSSRKATTVLEA; encoded by the coding sequence TTGACTGCTGACCATTCTCGCGAACGGACGGCAGCAGCAGGGGGCATCACGCTCGCGCTGGTGGCCTTTGCCGGTTTCCCGATCGGCGATGCGCTGATCAAGTCGATGGCCGGTGATTGGCCCGCGCCCGCCGTAGCGGCGCTTCGCTTCTCAATTGGTGCGATGGCACTGGCGGTGATATTGTTCCTGCGCGAAGGCCGACGCGGCTTTCAGGTCAACCGGCCGTGGCTCCATGTGGCGCGCGGATTTGCGCTATTTGTCGGAACGATCAGCTTTTTTTCCGCCATCTATATCATGCCGCTGGCTGATGCGGTGGCGATATCCTTCGTCAATCCGATCCTTACCGCATTATTCTCCGGCTGGTTCCTTAAAGAGAAAATGCCGCCCCGGACTTGGGTTGCAACGATCGTCGCTTTTGCCGGGGTGCTGATCATGCTCCGTCCCAATGTGGCCGCCTTCGGCTGGGTGGCCATATTGCCGCTGATTTCCGCCTTCGCCATGTCGACGATGCTGATCCTCAACCGCATGGTATCTACCCAGCGGTCGATATTCGCGGCGCAATTTTATATCGCTTTCTGGGCAGCGGTTTTCCTGATTCTCGCTTCGCTGCTTGGCCACTGGCTGGTTCCCGTCATGGCCGTCCCGGGTCCACCGGACTGGGATGTGGTCCTGCGCTGCCTGTTGGTCGCCCTGACGGCGACGGGCTGCCATTTTCTGCTGTTCATGGCAACGATGCGTACGACGGCCGCAGCCATTGCCCCGATCGTCTATATCCAGCTGCTGATCGCGACAGCCATCAGTGTCTTTGTCTTTGATGATCCGATTGACCGGACCGCGATGTTCGGGGGCTTGCTGATAATATTCAGCGGCTTGCTGCTCTGGCGCAGTTCCCGGAAGGCGACGACGGTGCTGGAAGCCTAG